The genomic region TCGAGGAGGCCTTAAACGTAAGCTGGGCTACGGTGGTCGAGGCTTTAAAGGGTGCCTACGGTTTTGACCTAGAGGAGTTTCGTAAGGCTTTCGATGAGACGGGAGATGTGGGAAGTGCCGTGAAGGCTGTTTTGGAGCGTAGGCGTGGTCCTCGTCAGACCTTGCTATCGTTTAAGCCTTTGACCGTCGCGGAGCTTTACTCGTCGCTGAGGGAGATATCACGTGTTAAAGGTCTAGGCTCTAGAGCTAGGAGGCTTAGGATGCTCAGGGGGCTTTTCGGCAAGGTTTCCCCACTGGAGGCCAAATACTTAGTAAGGATACTGCTCGGAGACCTCAGGATAGGTGTTAAGGAGGGGCTGGTAGCCAGGGCGTTGGCTAAGGCTTTTCAGGTTCCCTACGACGTTTTCGAGAAGGCCTTCATGCTAAGCGGAGACCTAGCCGAGACCGCTTTGACGGCTAAGATCAAGGGGGTCGAAGGGCTTCTCGGGACTAGCTATAGGCCCTTCAACCCGATAAAGCCTATGCTTGCCGGTATGGCCTACAGCGTCCGGGAGGTTTTGGACGAGTTTAAAGGCAAGGCGGCTTTCGAGTATAAGCTCGATGGGGCGAGGGTTCAAATACATTTCTTCGACGGGAGGGTTAAAGTCTTCTCTAGGAGGCTTAAGGATGTGACCGTCAGCCTACCTGAGGTGGTGGCGGTTGTCGAGAAGACGCCTAGCCTGGAGAACTGCGTGCTCGAAGGGGAGGTTATAGCAGTGGACCCCGATGGTAGACCTCTACCGTTTCAGGAGCTTATGCATAGGTTTAAACGAGTCAGATGGGTCGAGGAGGAGGCCAGGAGGCTTCCGGTGAGGCTCTATCTGTTCGACATATTGGTGGCCGACGGGGTTTTGATGATAGATAGGCCGTATCTGGAGCGGAGACACCTTCTCGTCGAGAAAGCCGGATCTATACCCGTGGTGAACTGTCTGATAACTCAGGACGTCGAAGAGGCTGAGAGGTTCTATAAATCGTCTTTAGAGATGGGTCATGAGGGGCTTGTAGCGAAAAAGCTCGGTAGCACCTATCACCCCGGTGTTCGGGGTAGGGATTGGCTGAAGGTTAAGGCTACCCTGGATAATCTGGACCTTGTCATAGTTGGCGGGGAATACGGTTACGGACGTAGGTACAGGTGGATAAGCGACTATTATCTTGCGGCTTTAGACCCGTCTACAGGCGGATTCGTAGTCGTAGGTAAGACCTTCAAGGGCTTGACAGACGCGGAGTTTGAGGAGCTCACCCGGGTACTTAAGAAGGATGTGGTCCGGCGTGAGGGACGTAGGGTCTGGGTTAACCCTAGAGTTGTGGTCGAGGTCGCCTACAACGAGGTTCAGAAGAGTCCGAAGTATCCCTCCGGCTTCGCCTTGAGGTTTGCACGTATAGTCAGGATCAGGTGGGATAAACGGGTCGAAGAAGCCGATACGATAGATAGGATCAGGGAGATATACCGTAGACAGTTCGAGAGGAAAAGCATGTCTCCTCGGATATAAGGGGGGTTGAAGGGGGAAGCCTTATTAGAGGTGGATGGTCAGATAGTCCTCCGGATGATGAGAGCTGGTATTTCAGAGGCCTGAGGGCTTATGATGGAAAGACACCAGGTCTGACCTTCCATGTATATAGTTTATCGGGTTAGAATAAAGCTTTAATTGTAAGCCCGGTGTCATTCTTCTATAGTGTCGATTTTGACCGGGAAACCTTATGCCGCCATTATAGGTGCGGGGAGAACGAGGTTTGGGGAGCTCTGGTATGAGAACCCTGAGGGTATGGTCGTTAAGGCTGGTTTAGAGGCCCTGGAGTCTGTCGAGAAGGGGCTGCATAGAGCCGATATCCAAGCATGCTATCTCGGGAGCTTCATGTATCAGGTTACCAACAAGCTGGGTCTGGTTCCAGGCTACATATCTAGGGAGCTTGGCCTCAATATACCTATGAGTCAAACCGAAGCCGCATGTGCCTCCAGTAGTTCGGCGTTGCATAACGCGTGTCTAGCCATACGTTCTGGGATGTACGATGTGGTCCTCGTAGGCGGTTTCGAGAAGATGACAGACCGCTACGGTAAGATAGTGGATGACCTGATGTTCGCAGCAGACCCCAGGGAGTTCGATGCTGGATTCACGTTCTCAGGGCTCTACGCGGCGATGATGGCCAGGTACATGTACGACTTCGGTAAGGGAGACGATAGGTGTAGGATAGCCCTAGCCCAGATAGCGGTTAAAAACCACCAGCACGCGGTTAACAATCCCTACGCCCAGTTTAGAAGCAGGATAACAGTTGAAGACGTCTTCAAGTCTCCCTTGATAGCGGATCCTGTTAGACTTCTGCACTGTAGCCCTATATCAGACGGGGCCGTCGCCGTCGTGCTCTGTAAGCCTGAGATCGCTAGGAGGTATACAGACGACCCGGTCTACATAGTGGCGAGTCAGCAGGCTACGGACCATGTTTCACTTTACAGTAGAACTTCAACGGTCGAGATCAAAGCCACTAGGCTCGCCGTCGGTAAGGCCCTTAGGGAGGCCGGTATAGGGCTTAAGGATATCCGGCTGGCCGA from Candidatus Bathyarchaeota archaeon harbors:
- a CDS encoding ATP-dependent DNA ligase, which encodes MGESFESLCRLYEVLERLSSRNEIIDLMSGYFKRLTLEELEAVVRLSTTGFEEALNVSWATVVEALKGAYGFDLEEFRKAFDETGDVGSAVKAVLERRRGPRQTLLSFKPLTVAELYSSLREISRVKGLGSRARRLRMLRGLFGKVSPLEAKYLVRILLGDLRIGVKEGLVARALAKAFQVPYDVFEKAFMLSGDLAETALTAKIKGVEGLLGTSYRPFNPIKPMLAGMAYSVREVLDEFKGKAAFEYKLDGARVQIHFFDGRVKVFSRRLKDVTVSLPEVVAVVEKTPSLENCVLEGEVIAVDPDGRPLPFQELMHRFKRVRWVEEEARRLPVRLYLFDILVADGVLMIDRPYLERRHLLVEKAGSIPVVNCLITQDVEEAERFYKSSLEMGHEGLVAKKLGSTYHPGVRGRDWLKVKATLDNLDLVIVGGEYGYGRRYRWISDYYLAALDPSTGGFVVVGKTFKGLTDAEFEELTRVLKKDVVRREGRRVWVNPRVVVEVAYNEVQKSPKYPSGFALRFARIVRIRWDKRVEEADTIDRIREIYRRQFERKSMSPRI
- a CDS encoding thiolase domain-containing protein (Catalyzes the synthesis of acetoacetyl coenzyme A from two molecules of acetyl coenzyme A. It can also act as a thiolase, catalyzing the reverse reaction and generating two-carbon units from the four-carbon product of fatty acid oxidation), whose amino-acid sequence is MSILTGKPYAAIIGAGRTRFGELWYENPEGMVVKAGLEALESVEKGLHRADIQACYLGSFMYQVTNKLGLVPGYISRELGLNIPMSQTEAACASSSSALHNACLAIRSGMYDVVLVGGFEKMTDRYGKIVDDLMFAADPREFDAGFTFSGLYAAMMARYMYDFGKGDDRCRIALAQIAVKNHQHAVNNPYAQFRSRITVEDVFKSPLIADPVRLLHCSPISDGAVAVVLCKPEIARRYTDDPVYIVASQQATDHVSLYSRTSTVEIKATRLAVGKALREAGIGLKDIRLAEVHDCFTIEECLFMEDSGFYRKGEGWRGIYESIESFQGGKHIPYVGDGWEVFVNVGGGLKADGHPVGATGLRQIYECFKQMRGEAGANQVDVEGGIKYALCHNIGGTGGIANVHILTREVTL